In Geotrypetes seraphini chromosome 4, aGeoSer1.1, whole genome shotgun sequence, a single window of DNA contains:
- the LOC117358992 gene encoding 60S ribosomal protein L36a-like has protein sequence MVNVPKTRRTYCKKCCKHQPHKVTQYKKGKDSLYAMGKRRYDRKQSGYGGQTKPIFRKKAKTTKKIVLRLKCVEPNCRSKRMLAIKRCKHFELGGDKKRKGQVIQF, from the coding sequence ATGGTGAACGTCCCAAAAACTCGTAGGACTTATTGCAAAAAATGTTGTAAGCATCAGCCTCACAAAGTGACCCAGTACAAGAAGGGCAAGGACTCTCTTTATGCCATGGGAAAGAGAAGATATGATCGTAAGCAGAGTGGCTATGGTGGTCAAACGAAGCCTATTTTCCGTAAGAAGGCTAAGACCACCAAAAAGATTGTCTTGAGGCTCAAGTGCGTGGAGCCAAACTGCAGGTCTAAAAGGATGCTGGCTATTAAGAGATGCAAGCATTTTGAGCTTGGAGGTGACAAGAAAAGAAAGGGCCAGGTCATTCAGTTCTAA